The Marinobacter halotolerans genome includes a window with the following:
- a CDS encoding DUF1415 domain-containing protein — METSLIKKATRQWLEEVVIGLNLCPFARKELVNHRVRFVVSSADSAEALLADLQSELSHLDIHPETETTLLVHPGVLADFDTYNDFLAVGDGLLELLELDGIFQIASFHPDYRFAGTGPDDAENFTNRSPFPMLHLLREASVERAVESHPDPDAIPERNIALMQSLGTAEMRQRLSRIHSPKV, encoded by the coding sequence CTGGAAACGTCACTGATCAAGAAAGCGACCCGGCAATGGCTGGAAGAGGTGGTGATTGGCCTCAACCTTTGTCCTTTTGCCCGTAAGGAGCTGGTGAATCACCGCGTTCGGTTCGTGGTGTCTTCCGCGGATTCGGCGGAGGCACTGCTGGCGGATTTGCAGTCGGAACTGTCGCACTTGGATATCCACCCGGAAACCGAAACCACTTTACTGGTCCACCCCGGCGTTCTGGCGGATTTCGACACCTACAACGACTTTCTGGCCGTCGGTGATGGGTTGCTCGAGCTACTGGAACTGGATGGGATCTTCCAGATCGCCAGTTTCCACCCTGACTATCGCTTTGCCGGTACCGGGCCGGATGATGCGGAGAATTTCACCAACCGGTCACCATTCCCCATGCTGCATCTATTGCGGGAAGCCAGTGTCGAGCGGGCCGTGGAGTCCCACCCCGATCCCGATGCCATACCCGAGCGCAACATTGCCCTGATGCAGAGCCTTGGCACCGCAGAGATGCGTCAGAGGCTTTCCCGGATCCATTCCCCGAAGGTCTGA